Genomic segment of Candidatus Marinarcus aquaticus:
TTAACACGTCCTTCACGAATCGCTTTAACTTCACTTCCTTGAAGTTCAACACCTGCTTCAAATTTATCCAATATAAAATAGTCGTGAAATGCTTTTCTGTTTTTAAACTCTAAATTCTTTTTTACTTTCTCTTTTGCCATTATTTCACCTTAAAAAATGAGCTTCCACTGCCACTGAAAAACCAACCCTCTTTTGCAAACTCTTTGAGAGTAGGCTCGTTATACGCTGCACTTTCATATAAGTCATTGGCTTGTTCTATGCTCATTGTTTGTAATACATCTGTGCTATTCATGCTAAGCAAATTTTTGCTTTGCGCTTCACTGATTTCTTTATAAAATTGTTCTCGAAATGTACTGAATATTTTACCTGTATTACACTCAATTTTAGGTGTAATAACTTCAAACTCTAAAGCTTCTTCTTTAAACTCTTCAACAATTTCACCAATACCTGTTACATTGGCACTGTCATACTCATATATAAAAAAAGGAACATCCGCACCAATTTTTGCTCCAATACGTGCAAGTTTATCTTTAGGATAGTATAAATCAAACAAA
This window contains:
- a CDS encoding 4-(cytidine 5'-diphospho)-2-C-methyl-D-erythritol kinase encodes the protein MKPTKTVTKKAYAKVNIFLKIAGKRDSYHELVSRFVRVKNLYDTISIVPGNEKNAFNLEGDFGCELEKNTIYKAFVELRKYCPKIDAFFRVYTVKVEKNIPEFAGLGGGSSDAAAFLLIANDLFDLYYPKDKLARIGAKIGADVPFFIYEYDSANVTGIGEIVEEFKEEALEFEVITPKIECNTGKIFSTFREQFYKEISEAQSKNLLSMNSTDVLQTMSIEQANDLYESAAYNEPTLKEFAKEGWFFSGSGSSFFKVK